A region of Acidisarcina sp. DNA encodes the following proteins:
- a CDS encoding RNA chaperone Hfq: protein MALENASRRRPKSPPPGDTGQEALYLRFLSEKQVPVVVKLRDGESVQGWIEYFDDRMIRLTREGKPNLFIYKHQIRTITEHARREKRAARNAAKAHEDAIPGGALVEGQEAGK, encoded by the coding sequence ATGGCTCTCGAAAACGCATCGCGTCGTCGGCCCAAGTCGCCTCCCCCGGGAGACACTGGGCAGGAAGCCCTGTATCTGCGCTTCCTGAGTGAAAAGCAAGTGCCGGTCGTGGTGAAGCTGCGCGATGGTGAGAGCGTGCAGGGCTGGATCGAGTACTTTGACGACCGCATGATTCGCCTGACTCGCGAGGGTAAGCCAAACCTCTTCATCTATAAGCATCAGATTCGCACCATCACCGAGCATGCGCGCCGGGAGAAGAGAGCCGCGCGCAACGCAGCCAAAGCCCATGAGGACGCCATTCCCGGGGGAGCTCTCGTCGAAGGGCAGGAAGCCGGGAAATGA
- a CDS encoding VWA domain-containing protein: MRFCLWAVILCIATVPLAAQEGTSSTTIRVNVHLVNLFVNVTDAHGAVVGGLQKEDFSLTEDHVPQKIAVFERQSEMPLAILLAIDTSGSVHKDLPLEQKAARHFAHALMRPVDQMGLIEFSSDVREVVPFTNQVGRIDRGLENLRMGPATALYDAVYLSAQNLMGRSGRKVLVLISDGGNTVNGVDYAKALEQALRSEVMVYSIIDVPIAASAGRDLGGEHAMITLSEETGGKYYYAEGMDMEKAFDQISDDLRTQYLLGYYPVHRVADGAFRRVEVSVKAPEGTGYNVRHRTGYYTTNPRETQSLPR, from the coding sequence ATGAGGTTCTGCCTGTGGGCCGTGATTCTCTGCATCGCGACGGTGCCTCTGGCGGCTCAGGAGGGCACCTCATCGACGACGATCCGCGTCAATGTCCACCTGGTGAACCTCTTCGTGAATGTGACGGATGCTCACGGCGCGGTTGTGGGTGGTCTGCAGAAGGAGGACTTCTCGCTCACCGAGGATCACGTGCCGCAGAAGATTGCTGTCTTCGAGCGGCAATCGGAGATGCCGCTTGCCATCCTGCTGGCCATCGACACCAGCGGTAGCGTGCATAAGGATCTGCCCCTCGAACAAAAGGCGGCGCGGCACTTTGCCCATGCGCTGATGCGCCCGGTGGACCAGATGGGGCTGATTGAGTTTTCCTCCGATGTTCGCGAGGTGGTTCCGTTTACCAACCAGGTAGGTCGTATCGATCGCGGATTGGAGAACCTGCGAATGGGGCCGGCAACGGCGCTTTATGACGCGGTGTACCTCTCCGCGCAGAACCTGATGGGGAGAAGTGGCCGCAAGGTGCTCGTCCTCATCTCAGACGGCGGAAATACGGTGAACGGGGTGGACTATGCCAAGGCTCTGGAGCAGGCTTTGCGCTCCGAGGTGATGGTGTACAGCATCATCGATGTGCCGATTGCAGCCAGCGCGGGGCGCGACCTTGGAGGCGAACATGCCATGATTACGCTCTCGGAAGAGACGGGCGGCAAATACTACTACGCAGAGGGCATGGATATGGAGAAGGCTTTTGACCAGATCTCCGACGATCTGCGCACCCAATACCTGCTGGGCTACTATCCCGTGCATCGTGTGGCGGACGGAGCCTTCCGCAGGGTTGAGGTATCGGTGAAGGCTCCGGAGGGGACTGGTTACAACGTGCGGCATCGGACGGGCTACTACACGACCAATCCCCGGGAAACGCAATCGCTCCCACGGTAG
- a CDS encoding molybdenum cofactor biosynthesis protein MoaE — translation MQVRVLYFGALKDVFHREGEAVSLPAGATVRTLLDHYRSVAPEQGGFWNSLAVAVNQEYARADQALAEDDEIALLPPVSGGSGLPGGSGLSGGSGRGLHVALVREPIDTAALAQALRQGEDGAVVVFDGIVRNHTRGRRTLHLVYEAYEAMAIEQMRKLAAEACERFAIRDVTVVHRLGQLGVGETSVVIVVASAHRAAAFDACRWLIDTLKSTVPIWKKEFFEDGAVWVAGEPFPDSIVPGQIKSQPSGAMSE, via the coding sequence ATGCAGGTACGCGTTCTCTATTTCGGCGCACTCAAAGACGTTTTTCATCGCGAGGGAGAGGCGGTATCTCTGCCCGCGGGGGCGACGGTCCGCACGCTGCTGGACCACTATCGATCTGTCGCGCCGGAGCAGGGCGGTTTCTGGAATTCTCTCGCCGTCGCGGTCAATCAGGAGTACGCGCGGGCAGACCAGGCACTTGCAGAGGACGATGAGATTGCCTTGCTGCCTCCAGTTTCGGGCGGCAGCGGACTTCCGGGCGGCAGCGGACTTTCGGGTGGCAGCGGACGGGGCCTGCACGTCGCGCTGGTGCGCGAGCCCATCGATACCGCAGCGCTGGCGCAGGCTCTCCGGCAGGGAGAGGATGGTGCGGTCGTCGTCTTCGATGGCATCGTGCGGAACCATACTCGCGGTCGGCGCACCCTCCACCTGGTCTATGAAGCGTATGAGGCCATGGCGATCGAACAGATGCGCAAGCTTGCCGCCGAAGCCTGTGAGCGATTCGCGATCCGCGATGTTACGGTCGTTCATCGGCTGGGCCAGCTTGGGGTGGGGGAGACGAGCGTCGTGATCGTGGTCGCCTCCGCGCATCGTGCCGCCGCCTTTGACGCCTGCCGCTGGCTCATCGATACCCTCAAGAGCACGGTGCCCATCTGGAAGAAGGAGTTCTTTGAGGACGGCGCGGTGTGGGTTGCGGGCGAGCCATTTCCGGACAGTATCGTGCCCGGGCAGATAAAAAGTCAGCCAAGCGGAGCAATGAGCGAATGA
- a CDS encoding DUF488 domain-containing protein — MTIFTLGHSTLAIEDFLHVLRKNHVRRLIDVRSIPRSRHNPQYEQQDLAASLGKAKIEYHWMPELGGLRHTRRDSINTGWRNASFRGYADYMQTEEFAAAIEDLIEQAKTKQCCILCAEAVPWRCHRSLIADALTARAVPVEDILYDAKGNSKRSPHRLTPFARIEGIRVWYPPENDLFASSPAAGEA, encoded by the coding sequence ATGACGATTTTTACCCTGGGGCATTCGACGCTGGCGATAGAGGACTTCCTGCATGTCCTCAGGAAGAACCACGTGCGGCGGCTGATCGACGTTCGATCGATACCCCGCTCCCGCCACAATCCGCAATACGAGCAGCAGGATCTGGCGGCATCGCTGGGAAAGGCGAAGATCGAATACCACTGGATGCCGGAGCTGGGCGGCCTGCGACACACGCGGCGCGATTCCATCAACACCGGCTGGCGGAACGCCAGCTTTCGCGGCTATGCCGACTACATGCAGACGGAGGAATTTGCCGCCGCCATCGAGGACCTGATCGAGCAGGCGAAGACGAAGCAGTGCTGCATCCTTTGCGCGGAGGCGGTGCCGTGGCGCTGTCATCGCTCGCTGATTGCTGACGCGCTCACCGCCCGCGCGGTTCCCGTAGAGGACATCCTGTATGACGCGAAGGGAAACAGCAAGCGAAGCCCGCACCGGCTTACGCCCTTTGCCCGGATAGAGGGGATCCGCGTGTGGTACCCGCCGGAGAATGACCTCTTCGCCTCTTCGCCGGCCGCTGGCGAAGCGTGA
- a CDS encoding FKBP-type peptidyl-prolyl cis-trans isomerase — MILPRPVLPRPVLSRLVLLGLISLFALPAQTPAQTTAPAPHRSTTHRATAQRRSASAAAKSTQSTADEIKLPASIPAAQGTLHTEYALRYIDVVAGTGAAAEPGMIYFVHYTGWLYDGTKFDSSVDRGAPIQFQQGQHRVISGWDTGFEGMKVGGKRRLFIPYQLAYGDRANGPIPAKSNLIFDVELVDVKDPNAAPAENAPAK; from the coding sequence TTGATTCTGCCCCGTCCCGTCCTGCCCCGTCCCGTCCTGTCTCGTCTGGTCCTTCTGGGCCTGATCTCGCTCTTCGCCCTGCCAGCGCAGACTCCAGCCCAGACGACGGCGCCGGCACCGCATCGATCCACCACCCATCGCGCCACCGCGCAAAGGCGATCGGCGAGCGCAGCAGCCAAGTCAACTCAATCCACGGCTGACGAGATCAAGCTGCCCGCCTCCATTCCTGCGGCACAGGGAACGCTGCACACGGAATATGCCCTGCGCTACATTGACGTCGTGGCAGGTACAGGAGCGGCTGCCGAACCCGGGATGATCTACTTCGTCCACTACACCGGCTGGCTCTATGACGGCACCAAATTCGATTCCTCCGTCGATCGCGGAGCACCGATCCAGTTCCAGCAGGGGCAGCACCGGGTCATTAGTGGCTGGGATACTGGGTTTGAGGGCATGAAGGTGGGTGGTAAACGCAGGCTCTTTATCCCCTACCAGTTGGCCTATGGCGACAGGGCAAACGGCCCGATCCCGGCGAAATCCAATCTGATCTTCGACGTGGAGCTGGTAGACGTGAAGGACCCGAATGCCGCACCAGCGGAAAACGCCCCTGCAAAGTAG
- the lon gene encoding endopeptidase La gives MASDFLSIIQPSDPKQREDTSARVLPILPVRDTVLFPHAVLPLTVGRESSIQLIQSLGEEKTIVVVAQRDARMDSPEPEDLYGYGTLATVHKVVKMPNQSLFVFTEGAERVKLGQFTQLEPFMMASVEPVTVEPLAKNSENEALQRNVLSQFQQIVTVSPTLSDELQTIAMNIEDPGRLVDFIASSLPFLATTDKQELLETPDIIARMERINKHLAKELEVQQLRNKIQSEVQDQVQQSQRDYYLREQLKAIQKELGEMDEGQKDVDELRQKIESAGMPEDVKKEALKEMNRLARMSPMAADYSLTRNYIEWLAMLPWAKSSGGEVDILKAKQILDEDHYDLKKVKDRILDYLSVRRLKPDMKGPILCFVGPPGVGKTSLGRSIARALGRKFARISLGGMHDEAEIRGHRRTYIGALPGQIIQGIRRAETNDPVFMLDEIDKLGRDFRGDPSSALLETLDPEQNSTFRDNYLDVPFDLSKVLFICTANILDPIPEPLRDRMEIIELQGYTEEEKVHIAFRYLIPRQTKQNGITPDLIEFPEESVAYIVRHYTREAGVRNLEQLIGTVCRKQARRVAEGSKDKLVVTREIVQEFLGGIKVRVDTELAERTKRAGVAVGLAWTPAGGDVLFIEASRMKGKGGFTMTGQIGEVMQESMQAALTWVRSNAKSVGLDEDFTKDMDLHIHVPAGAIPKDGPSAGVTMATALVSLLTDRPIHPLTAMTGEITLSGNVLPVGGIKEKFLAAKRAGVRDVILPAENRQNVEEDLTPEQISGVTIHYASRIEDVLAVALPTTTSEERKDEEVRESVLSHADA, from the coding sequence ATGGCGAGTGATTTCCTAAGTATTATCCAGCCGAGCGATCCGAAGCAGCGGGAGGACACCTCCGCCCGCGTGCTGCCGATCCTGCCGGTGCGGGACACCGTGCTCTTTCCGCACGCAGTATTACCGCTTACGGTGGGACGCGAGAGTTCGATTCAGCTCATTCAGTCGCTGGGAGAAGAGAAGACCATCGTTGTGGTCGCACAGCGAGATGCGCGCATGGACTCGCCCGAACCCGAAGATTTGTATGGTTACGGAACGCTGGCGACGGTCCACAAAGTGGTCAAAATGCCAAACCAGAGCCTTTTTGTCTTCACGGAGGGCGCGGAACGCGTCAAGCTGGGCCAATTTACCCAACTGGAACCCTTCATGATGGCGAGTGTGGAGCCGGTTACGGTCGAGCCGCTGGCAAAGAACTCAGAAAATGAGGCTTTGCAGCGCAATGTACTCTCCCAGTTCCAGCAGATTGTGACCGTGTCCCCGACGCTTTCGGACGAGTTGCAGACCATTGCGATGAACATCGAGGATCCGGGGCGTTTAGTGGACTTTATTGCCTCCTCGCTGCCGTTTCTGGCAACGACAGATAAGCAGGAACTGCTTGAGACTCCGGACATAATTGCCCGGATGGAGCGGATCAATAAGCACCTTGCCAAGGAGCTTGAAGTGCAGCAGTTGCGCAACAAGATCCAGTCCGAGGTTCAGGACCAGGTGCAGCAGTCGCAGCGTGACTATTACCTTCGCGAGCAACTCAAAGCCATCCAGAAAGAACTGGGCGAGATGGACGAGGGGCAGAAGGACGTCGATGAACTGCGGCAGAAGATTGAATCGGCGGGCATGCCGGAAGATGTGAAGAAGGAAGCCCTGAAGGAGATGAACCGCCTGGCGCGGATGTCTCCCATGGCGGCGGACTATTCGCTGACCCGCAATTACATTGAGTGGCTGGCCATGCTGCCCTGGGCCAAGTCGTCTGGCGGCGAGGTGGATATCCTCAAAGCCAAGCAGATTCTTGATGAGGACCACTATGACCTCAAGAAGGTAAAGGACCGCATCCTCGATTACCTGAGCGTGCGCCGTCTGAAGCCAGATATGAAGGGACCGATCCTTTGCTTTGTCGGGCCTCCGGGCGTGGGCAAAACCTCGCTGGGGCGCAGCATTGCACGGGCGTTAGGGCGGAAGTTCGCGCGTATTTCGCTGGGCGGTATGCATGATGAGGCGGAAATTCGCGGGCATCGGCGCACCTATATCGGCGCATTGCCGGGCCAGATTATCCAGGGAATACGGCGGGCGGAAACCAACGATCCCGTATTCATGCTGGATGAGATCGACAAGCTGGGCCGCGACTTCCGCGGAGATCCGTCGTCGGCATTGCTGGAGACGCTCGATCCGGAGCAGAACTCGACCTTCCGGGACAACTACCTGGATGTGCCGTTTGATCTGTCGAAGGTCCTGTTTATCTGCACAGCAAACATCCTTGATCCCATTCCGGAGCCACTGCGCGACAGAATGGAAATCATCGAATTGCAGGGGTATACGGAAGAAGAGAAGGTGCACATTGCCTTCCGCTACCTGATTCCCCGGCAGACAAAGCAGAACGGTATTACGCCGGATCTGATTGAATTTCCCGAGGAGAGTGTCGCCTACATTGTGCGTCACTATACGCGGGAGGCTGGCGTCCGCAACCTGGAGCAACTGATCGGCACGGTGTGCCGTAAGCAGGCGCGCCGGGTCGCGGAAGGTTCCAAGGACAAGCTGGTGGTAACCCGGGAGATTGTGCAGGAGTTCCTGGGCGGCATCAAGGTTCGCGTCGATACGGAGCTTGCGGAGCGCACGAAGCGCGCCGGAGTTGCCGTCGGCCTGGCCTGGACCCCCGCGGGTGGAGATGTGCTGTTCATCGAAGCCAGCAGGATGAAGGGCAAGGGCGGATTTACCATGACCGGCCAGATCGGCGAGGTGATGCAGGAATCCATGCAGGCCGCGTTGACCTGGGTACGTTCCAATGCGAAGTCCGTGGGGCTGGACGAAGACTTCACCAAGGACATGGACCTGCACATTCACGTGCCGGCGGGTGCGATTCCCAAGGACGGACCTTCCGCAGGCGTGACGATGGCAACGGCCCTTGTGTCGCTGCTAACGGACAGGCCCATTCATCCGCTGACGGCGATGACGGGTGAGATCACGTTAAGCGGCAATGTGCTGCCGGTGGGCGGCATTAAGGAGAAGTTCCTGGCCGCGAAACGTGCCGGGGTTCGCGATGTGATTCTGCCGGCGGAGAACCGCCAGAACGTGGAAGAGGACCTGACACCCGAACAGATCTCGGGGGTCACGATCCACTACGCCAGCCGGATCGAAGATGTGCTTGCCGTTGCGCTGCCCACGACAACCAGCGAGGAGCGCAAGGACGAAGAGGTTCGCGAAAGCGTTTTGAGCCACGCTGACGCGTAA
- the pheA gene encoding prephenate dehydratase: protein MRIAIQGEPGSFSHEAALKMEPEATIVPCSLSSEVFRRVVEGHVDAAVIPIENSLAGPVVEHYDLLLAHDVTIEREALLRIRHNLIAMPGSSIEEIRRVSSHPVALAQCRHFLEQHQHMEVFPFYDTAGSVKQLMEQRETHAAGIASQIAATYYGAAVLAADIEDNPQNFTRFFFVRPTAKVQPDPKANKVSLAFSVANRPGTLVQALQVFSAHGTNLTKIESRPVPGQPWHYVFYVDYQITAPGDTRVPMEELLHHCSMVKELGSYRHSEQPA, encoded by the coding sequence ATGAGGATAGCGATCCAGGGAGAGCCCGGCTCTTTCAGTCACGAAGCTGCATTAAAGATGGAGCCTGAGGCAACCATTGTGCCGTGCTCACTCTCGTCAGAGGTGTTTCGACGTGTAGTGGAGGGGCACGTGGACGCGGCAGTGATCCCGATCGAGAACAGCCTGGCGGGCCCTGTGGTGGAGCACTACGATCTGCTGCTCGCGCATGATGTCACTATCGAACGCGAGGCGCTTCTGCGCATACGTCATAACCTGATCGCGATGCCCGGCAGCTCGATCGAAGAGATTCGCAGAGTCTCCTCGCATCCGGTTGCGCTGGCGCAATGCCGCCACTTCCTTGAGCAGCACCAGCACATGGAGGTGTTTCCGTTCTACGACACCGCGGGAAGCGTCAAGCAGTTGATGGAACAGCGGGAGACTCACGCGGCGGGCATAGCCAGTCAAATTGCTGCGACCTACTATGGCGCGGCCGTTCTGGCAGCGGACATCGAAGACAACCCGCAAAATTTCACGCGCTTCTTTTTCGTGCGCCCAACTGCAAAGGTCCAGCCGGACCCTAAGGCAAACAAGGTGAGCCTTGCTTTTTCCGTAGCGAACCGTCCCGGCACTCTGGTGCAGGCTCTGCAGGTCTTTTCTGCCCACGGCACCAATCTGACCAAGATCGAATCCCGTCCCGTTCCCGGACAGCCTTGGCACTATGTCTTTTACGTGGACTACCAGATCACGGCTCCCGGCGACACCAGGGTGCCGATGGAGGAACTGCTTCACCACTGCTCGATGGTGAAAGAGCTCGGCTCATACAGGCATTCTGAGCAACCCGCCTGA
- a CDS encoding lmo0937 family membrane protein: MLWTIFVILLVLWLVGLIGFHAIGAYIHILLILAIVVLLIQLISGRRPSV; the protein is encoded by the coding sequence ATGCTCTGGACGATTTTTGTAATTCTGTTGGTCCTCTGGCTCGTCGGTTTGATCGGCTTCCACGCGATAGGCGCGTACATTCACATACTACTGATCCTTGCCATCGTGGTGTTGCTCATCCAACTGATCAGTGGTCGGCGCCCGAGCGTGTAA
- a CDS encoding CsbD family protein, with protein MNKDQITGKMDQVTGRIKEKVGEAVGNEEMANKGVAEQVKGAAKETWGKAKDVAHDAASEQRSKVAEKATEVREKAVDAANTLKDKIKTGLDEHGRKSA; from the coding sequence ATGAACAAAGACCAGATTACCGGAAAGATGGACCAGGTTACCGGACGCATCAAGGAGAAGGTCGGCGAAGCGGTCGGCAACGAAGAGATGGCGAACAAGGGTGTAGCCGAGCAGGTAAAAGGCGCAGCGAAAGAGACCTGGGGCAAAGCGAAGGACGTGGCGCACGATGCCGCAAGCGAGCAGCGCAGCAAGGTAGCGGAAAAGGCCACTGAGGTTCGCGAAAAGGCCGTAGATGCCGCGAACACCTTGAAAGACAAGATCAAGACTGGCCTGGATGAGCACGGACGCAAATCCGCATAG
- a CDS encoding UbiA-like polyprenyltransferase, giving the protein MTFFRSVGVTLEMIKWEHSVFALPFALTGAMLAAGGIPHLGTLGWIIVCMVTARSAAMAFNRWADADLDAANPRTKARAIPAGLLGRGFVGLFTVAMAVAFLLASAQLNRLTLLLSPVALGIVLFYSYTKRFTRWSHLFLGLSMGIAPAAAWIAVRGTLDPRILLLTGAVLFWGGGFDVLYACQDAEHDHTVGLNSVPQAWGITAAFWVARTMHLIMLALLVWLIHAFALGWVAKAGLVVVASLLLYEHLIVSPRDLRRLNAAFFTMNGIISMLFFVSVAADLLLHH; this is encoded by the coding sequence ATGACATTTTTCCGCAGCGTCGGTGTGACGCTGGAGATGATCAAGTGGGAGCACTCGGTTTTTGCGCTCCCATTCGCCCTTACAGGGGCGATGCTGGCTGCCGGTGGAATTCCCCATCTAGGAACGCTCGGGTGGATCATTGTCTGCATGGTGACGGCTCGCTCGGCGGCAATGGCTTTCAATCGCTGGGCCGATGCCGATCTGGATGCGGCCAATCCCCGGACCAAGGCGCGTGCGATTCCAGCGGGACTGCTGGGGCGCGGGTTTGTTGGCTTGTTTACTGTCGCAATGGCGGTGGCTTTTCTGCTGGCGAGCGCGCAGCTGAATCGGTTAACACTGCTCCTGTCGCCGGTGGCGCTGGGGATCGTGCTGTTCTACTCCTATACCAAGCGTTTCACCCGCTGGTCGCACCTTTTTCTGGGGCTCTCGATGGGGATTGCTCCTGCCGCCGCATGGATTGCAGTGCGTGGTACGCTTGACCCGCGAATCCTGTTGTTGACCGGTGCAGTGCTCTTCTGGGGCGGGGGATTTGACGTGCTGTACGCCTGTCAGGATGCGGAGCATGACCACACCGTGGGACTAAACAGCGTGCCCCAGGCATGGGGAATAACGGCGGCATTCTGGGTTGCTCGCACAATGCACCTGATCATGCTGGCGCTGCTGGTCTGGCTGATTCATGCCTTTGCTCTCGGCTGGGTTGCGAAGGCGGGTCTTGTCGTCGTCGCGAGCCTGCTGCTTTATGAGCACCTGATCGTCTCGCCGCGCGATCTGCGCCGTCTGAATGCGGCCTTCTTCACAATGAACGGGATCATCTCCATGCTGTTCTTTGTGTCGGTGGCAGCGGATCTTCTTCTTCACCACTAG
- a CDS encoding BON domain-containing protein: MTKVRIGYTGILAVFLWIAPIAVPAHAAAIADEQASSAAGQNDSQIQTDINKQLGKSRFQGIQATVQNGVITLSGTTSLYEYKQDADKKAHHVKNVVAVRNQIEVGGKEISDQELGQALAEKLQYDRVGYGNVFNAIKVSVQNGVVTLGGSARTPMDKDSALSLVSNYPGVKDVIDDIEVLPPSPMDDRIRLEVARAVYGYPTLNKYAIDPAKPIRIAVDRGNVELYGVVDSQADKDTAFIRANGVPGVFKVTNNLVVANQPTEKKKK; encoded by the coding sequence ATGACCAAAGTAAGAATTGGATATACGGGTATATTGGCGGTGTTTCTATGGATTGCTCCGATAGCTGTTCCGGCACATGCAGCAGCTATCGCTGATGAACAGGCGAGTTCTGCTGCGGGACAGAATGACAGCCAGATTCAGACGGACATCAATAAGCAGTTAGGCAAGTCACGGTTTCAAGGGATTCAGGCCACGGTGCAGAACGGCGTCATTACGCTGAGCGGTACGACCTCCCTCTACGAATACAAGCAAGACGCGGATAAGAAGGCGCATCACGTGAAGAACGTGGTCGCGGTTCGCAACCAGATCGAAGTGGGTGGCAAGGAGATTTCCGATCAGGAGTTGGGACAGGCTTTGGCAGAGAAGCTGCAATATGATCGCGTCGGTTACGGAAATGTCTTTAATGCCATCAAGGTGAGCGTGCAAAACGGAGTGGTGACCCTGGGGGGCAGCGCTCGCACGCCGATGGATAAGGACTCCGCGCTCTCGCTGGTGAGCAATTACCCGGGCGTGAAGGATGTAATCGACGATATCGAAGTGCTGCCGCCGTCGCCGATGGATGACAGGATTCGTCTTGAGGTCGCGCGTGCTGTGTATGGTTACCCCACGCTGAACAAGTACGCGATTGACCCCGCCAAGCCGATTCGTATTGCGGTGGATCGGGGCAACGTGGAACTCTATGGCGTCGTGGATTCGCAGGCAGATAAGGACACGGCGTTCATTCGCGCCAATGGGGTTCCCGGTGTCTTCAAGGTGACGAACAACCTTGTTGTGGCCAATCAGCCAACGGAAAAGAAGAAGAAATAA